CGGCGGATGAGAACATGGATGCAGAACGGGTGCGCGACCGGGTGGCCAAAGGGCAGATCGTCATCCCCAACAATCCGTTCAGAAAGGGGCAGAAGGTGGTAGGCATCGGACGGGGGTTGCGCACCAAGGTCAATGCCTCCATCGGAACGTCGTCGGATATCTGCGACATCGACCTGGAGGTGAGAAAAGCGGTGGCGGCTGAAGAGGAGGGGGCCGATACCCTTATGGAACTGTCCGCCGACGGCGACCTGGATGCCGTTCGCCGGGCCGTTCTGGCAGCCACCAACCGGCCGGTGGGCAATGTTCCCCTCTATCAGGCTTTCAAGGAAACGATCCGAAGGACCCGCAATCCGGCCAGGCTGGATCCGGAATACCTCTTCGACCTCATCGAAGGGCAATTGGCCGACGGGCTCAGCTTCATGGCCATTCACTGCGGCATCAACCAATACACCATCCGGCGTCTGAGAAAACAGGGTTTCCGCTACGGCGGCCTGGCCTCCAAGGGCGGAACCTTCATGGTGGCCTGGATGGACATGAACGAAAAGGAGAACCCGCTCTACGAGCAGTTCGACCGGGTATGCGGCCTGATGAAGAAATACGATGCCGTGCTTTCTTTGGGCAACGGCATCCGTGCCGGGGCGATCCACGACAGTCATGACCGGGCGCAGATGGCCGAGATGATCCTCAACTGCGAACTGGCCGAAATCGGCCGTGAGATGGGCTGCCAGACCATGGTGGAAGGGCCGGGGCACGTGCCCCTGGACGAGATCGCCGGCAACATCATGCTGGAAAAGCGCATGAGCGGCAATGCTCCCTACTATGTGCTGGGTCCCATCCCCACCGATGTGGGCGCCGGCTACGATCACGTCACCGCCGCCATCGGTGCGGCCGCTTCGGCCCGCCATGGCGCCGACCTGATCTGCTACATCACTCCGGCCGAGCACCTGGCGCTGCCGACAGAGGCCGATGTGCGCGAAGGGGTGCGGGTCACTCGTCTGGCCGTTCATATCGGCGATTTGAGCAAATACCCCGGGCGGCGCGAGCGCGACCGTCAGGCCGCCATGGCCCGACGGGACATGCGCTGGCAGGATCTGCAGGGCCTGCTCCTGTTTCCCGAAGTGGCCGGGGCCATCCGGGACAGCCGCCGGCCGGAGCAGTCGAAAACCTGCACCATGTGCGGCGATTTCTGCGCCATGAAAAAGGGACTTGAAATTTTCAACAAGGAAATTTCAGCGGATAAAGTCGCAAATCTTAGTTGAAACGCCAGTACTCCATACTTCGCTCCCATGCTTCGCGTGGGAGCGCCAATCACATGGCAGGGATTTCCGTGCAGGAGCATGGGAAGCAGAAAAGAAATAAATCCTAATATCAATCGAAGGCAGTCTGTCTATGAGGAGGGAATCATGAACCGAATCGAAAAGAGCATTGCAGCAATCAAACCGTTGAATCAGGAAATTCTGGAAAAAGCCAACGAACGGCTGGCCAACCAGGCCCGGCCCGCCGGCAGCCTGGGTATGCTGGAAACGGTGTCGGCCCGTCTGGCGGCGATTTTCGGCACGCTGGACGTCCGTCTGGACAACAAGGTTATCGTTACCTGCGCCGGCGACCATGGGGTGACCGAGGAGGGGGTCAGTCTGTTCCCCCAGGAAGTGACCCCCCAGATGGTATTCAATTTCGTCAACCAGGGCGCTTCCATCAACGTGCTGGCCAAACACGCCGGTGCGCGGGTGAAGGTGGCCGATCTGGGA
This window of the uncultured Desulfosarcina sp. genome carries:
- the thiC gene encoding phosphomethylpyrimidine synthase ThiC, producing MKTQIELAREGVVTKQMQTVAADENMDAERVRDRVAKGQIVIPNNPFRKGQKVVGIGRGLRTKVNASIGTSSDICDIDLEVRKAVAAEEEGADTLMELSADGDLDAVRRAVLAATNRPVGNVPLYQAFKETIRRTRNPARLDPEYLFDLIEGQLADGLSFMAIHCGINQYTIRRLRKQGFRYGGLASKGGTFMVAWMDMNEKENPLYEQFDRVCGLMKKYDAVLSLGNGIRAGAIHDSHDRAQMAEMILNCELAEIGREMGCQTMVEGPGHVPLDEIAGNIMLEKRMSGNAPYYVLGPIPTDVGAGYDHVTAAIGAAASARHGADLICYITPAEHLALPTEADVREGVRVTRLAVHIGDLSKYPGRRERDRQAAMARRDMRWQDLQGLLLFPEVAGAIRDSRRPEQSKTCTMCGDFCAMKKGLEIFNKEISADKVANLS